In Mauremys reevesii isolate NIE-2019 linkage group 20, ASM1616193v1, whole genome shotgun sequence, the following are encoded in one genomic region:
- the LOC120387503 gene encoding myeloperoxidase-like gives METTLSLLKKKLRRIVKGKFNITDVLSKKQKEIISKATGCDYQIRSIKCPTSSIYRTITGECNNRKHPYFGASNHGYARWLPAEYEDGVSLPRGFTEGKLYNGFPLPLVRKVSNEIIHTANENVTQDQERSLIFMQWGQWVDHDLDLAPFTTTKITNKEVHCETSCTFEPPCFPIKIPPNDPRIKDPNTCMPFVRTAPVCNAKTFMREQINAITSFLDASMVYGSEVPLANSIRNQTNQLGLMALNKNFTDAGLGLLPFENKSQSLCLFTNKTMNIPCFKAGDARVTENLGLTALHTLFVREHNRLAAELKKLNPQWDGEKLYQEARKIIGAMTQVITYRDYLPLLLGDETEKEIPCYGGYDESVDPTVANVFSLAFRFGHSSIQPFVNRLDEHFQPLGPHSQVPLHLTFCASWRVVMEGGIDPLLRGLLVDHAKLMKQNQMVVEELQERLFEQVEIIGLDLAALNLQRGRDHGLPGYNAWRKFCGLSQPRNFAELSKVLRNPELARKFMNLYGTPDNIDIWIGAMAEPFVPNGRVGPLLACIIGTQFRKLRDGDRFWWENPGVFTPQQRRALSRSSLPRVLCDNTRIREVPRDVFKVNRYPEDFVNCRVINSLDLSPWRQRSN, from the exons ATGTACTAAGTAAGAAGCAGAAGGAAATTATTTCCAAGGCAACTGGTTGTGACTATCAGATTCGTTCCATTAAGTGCCCAACGAGTAGCATTTACCGGACCATTACTGGAGAATGCAACAACAG GAAACATCCCTATTTTGGAGCTTCCAATCACGGATATGCCCGCTGGCTCCCGGCAGAGTATGAGGATGGAGTGTCTCTTCCCAGAGGATTTACTGAAGGAAAACTTTACAATGGATTTCCGCTCCCACTG GTTCGAAAAGTGTCAAATGAAATAATTCACACAGCCAATGAGAATGTCACCCAAGACCAGGAGCGTTCTCTCATCTTCATGCAGTGGGGTCAGTGGGTTGACCACGACTTGGACTTGGCCCCTTTCACTACTACAAAAATCACCAATAAAGAAGTTCATTGCGAGACCAGTTGCACCTTCGAGCCACCTTGCTTCCCAATTAAG ATTCCCCCTAATGATCCACGAATTAAGGACCCAAATACTTGTATGCCATTCGTCCGTACAGCTCCAGTATGCAATGCCAAAACATTTATGCGAGAGCAGATCAATGCGATCACCTCATTCTTGGATGCCAGCATGGTGTACGGCAGTGAAGTACCTTTAGCTAATAGTATTAGGAATCAGACAAACCAGCTGGGTTTGATGGCGCTGAACAAGAACTTTACTGATGCAGGGCTGGGATTACTGCCCTTTGAGAACAAATCCCAAAGCCTCTGTTTATTCACAAACAAGACCATGAATATCCCCTGTTTTAAAGCAG GTGATGCACGAGTAACTGAAAATCTGGGACTTACAGCTCTACACACACTCTTTGTGCGGGAGCACAATCGCTTGGCTGCCGAGTTGAAGAAATTAAATCCACAATGGGATGGAGAGAAACTCTACCAGGAGGCCCGAAAAATCATAGGTGCCATGACCCAG GTAATAACATACAGAGACTACTTGCCACTTCTGCTTGGAGATGAGACTGAGAAGGAAATACCATGCTACGGGGGCTATGATGAGTCTGTGGATCCCACCGTGGCAAATGTATTCTCCTTGGCTTTTCGTTTTGGTCATAGTTCAATACAGCCTTTTGTGAACCGTTTAGATGAACATTTCCAACCTTTGGGTCCACATTCCCAGGTGCCTCTTCACCTCACATTCTGTGCTTCCTGGAGGGTTGTAATGGAAG GTGGAATTGACCCGCTTCTCCGTGGTCTGCTGGTTGACCATGCAAAACTAATGAAACAGAATCAAATGGTGGTTGAGGAGCTCCAGGAGCGACTTTTTGAACAGGTAGAAATAATTGGACTGGATCTAGCAGCCTTAAACCTGCAACGTGGAAGAGATCATGGTCTTCCAG GGTATAACGCCTGGAGGAAATTCTGTGGGCTCTCACAGCCTCGCAACTTCGCTGAACTCTCTAAAGTACTGAGAAATCCTGAGCTGGCCAGGAAGTTCATGAACCTGTACGGGACACCAGACAATATCGACATATGGATTGGGGCTATGGCAGAGCCGTTTGTTCCCAATGGCAGAGTGGGACCTCTCCTGGCTTGCATCATTGGAACTCAGTTCAGGAAATTGCGAGATGGGGACAG ATTCTGGTGGGAGAATCCCGGGGTTTTCACTCCACAGCAGCGCCGTGCCCTGAGCAGAAGTTCATTGCCACGGGTTCTCTGTGATAACACTCGCATTAGAGAGGTGCCAAGGGACGTGTTCAAGGTCAACCGCTATCCTGAGGACTTTGTGAACTGCAGAGTGATCAACAGTCTTGACTTGTCACCTTGGAGACAACGCAGTAACTAG